A DNA window from Desulfatibacillum aliphaticivorans DSM 15576 contains the following coding sequences:
- the hflK gene encoding FtsH protease activity modulator HflK: protein MTEWNHPVKGSITPLEDVLERIRQQLKRYKGGPLLILAAVLVVMVLWTAWFTVQPEETGIVQRFGKVIRTAGPGLHFKLPYGIEKVRLLPTARVLKEEFGFRTVSVSTVPGEKTRYDTRGEYKDESLMLTGDLNVIDVQWIIQYRIEDPIRYLFQVRDTSKTIRDTTEAVMRRAVGNRLGSDVLTTGRVAVASEAKTEIQKILTSYESGVRLVTVELQDVTPPDSVKPAFNEVNESRQDRERTINKAQEQANREIPKARGVATQSISEAEGYALERINRAEGEATRFEAILGQYQQAPQVTRRRLYLEAMTGFLSDMKGLYIVDQDQKAMVPWLPIESGTQPPAKGGQP, encoded by the coding sequence ATGACTGAATGGAATCACCCCGTAAAGGGATCCATAACGCCGCTGGAAGACGTGCTGGAGAGAATACGGCAGCAGTTAAAAAGATACAAAGGGGGGCCGCTCCTCATCCTTGCCGCCGTTTTGGTGGTGATGGTCTTATGGACCGCATGGTTCACCGTTCAACCCGAGGAGACGGGGATCGTACAACGTTTCGGCAAGGTCATACGCACGGCTGGTCCGGGACTGCATTTCAAATTGCCTTATGGCATCGAAAAAGTCCGTCTGCTGCCCACCGCTCGAGTGCTCAAAGAGGAGTTCGGGTTTCGGACGGTCTCGGTTTCCACCGTCCCTGGTGAAAAGACCCGCTATGATACGCGCGGCGAATACAAGGATGAGTCGCTGATGCTCACCGGAGATCTAAACGTCATCGATGTCCAGTGGATCATCCAATACCGCATCGAAGACCCGATCCGTTACCTTTTCCAGGTTCGCGACACATCGAAAACAATCCGCGACACCACAGAGGCGGTGATGCGCCGGGCGGTGGGCAACCGTCTGGGCAGCGATGTGCTGACCACCGGAAGAGTGGCGGTTGCCAGTGAAGCCAAAACCGAGATCCAGAAAATTCTGACGTCCTATGAGTCCGGCGTGCGCCTGGTTACCGTGGAACTGCAGGATGTAACTCCACCTGATTCGGTCAAGCCGGCTTTCAATGAGGTCAACGAATCGCGCCAGGACAGAGAGCGAACGATCAATAAAGCCCAGGAACAGGCCAACCGCGAAATCCCCAAAGCCCGGGGTGTGGCTACGCAAAGCATAAGCGAGGCCGAGGGCTACGCACTGGAACGTATCAACCGGGCTGAAGGAGAGGCCACCCGTTTTGAGGCCATTTTGGGACAGTACCAACAGGCGCCGCAGGTCACTCGCCGACGGTTGTACCTGGAGGCCATGACAGGATTCCTATCAGATATGAAAGGACTCTATATCGTGGATCAGGACCAGAAGGCCATGGTGCCATGGCTTCCAATTGAGTCCGGCACGCAACCACCGGCAAAAGGGGGACAGCCATGA
- the hflC gene encoding protease modulator HflC: protein MKFTVKAITIAIAIVIVFVLYSSLYTLEEGLQAIVVQFGRPVGESVTEAGLHMKMPFIQEVRRFEKRLLVWDGDPNQVPTKGREFIWVDTTARWRISDAKKFLENVASEEGAQSRLNDILDSVVRDQVSSSELVELVRSASWEAPEDEALKEVPKEREEELKREIARGREEITRTILTEAQKIIPQYGIELVDVRIKRLDYVESVREKVYERMISERKRIAAQFRSEGEGRSAEILGTMEKELRRIRSTAYRRVQEVQGKADAEATQIYGRAYNKNPEFYAFLSTLESYKERTNPNSVLILTTDSDFYHYIKTADSGPTQAPPAP, encoded by the coding sequence ATGAAGTTTACCGTCAAAGCAATAACCATCGCGATCGCGATAGTGATCGTTTTCGTCCTCTATAGCAGCCTATACACTTTGGAAGAGGGCCTGCAGGCCATTGTCGTGCAGTTCGGCCGGCCTGTTGGGGAATCGGTGACCGAGGCGGGCTTGCACATGAAAATGCCCTTTATACAGGAGGTCCGGCGCTTTGAAAAGCGCCTGCTGGTCTGGGACGGTGATCCGAACCAGGTTCCCACCAAGGGGCGCGAGTTCATCTGGGTGGACACCACCGCCAGATGGCGGATTTCCGACGCGAAAAAATTCCTGGAGAACGTGGCCAGCGAAGAAGGCGCTCAGTCGCGACTGAACGACATCCTCGATTCCGTGGTGCGCGACCAGGTGTCGAGCAGCGAACTCGTGGAGCTTGTGCGCAGCGCCTCGTGGGAAGCGCCCGAGGACGAAGCCCTGAAAGAGGTCCCCAAAGAGCGCGAAGAAGAGCTTAAAAGGGAGATTGCCCGTGGAAGAGAGGAGATCACCCGCACCATACTGACGGAAGCGCAAAAGATCATTCCGCAATATGGAATCGAGCTGGTGGATGTCCGCATCAAGCGCCTTGATTATGTGGAAAGCGTTCGCGAAAAGGTCTACGAGCGCATGATTTCCGAGCGCAAACGCATTGCCGCGCAGTTCCGCTCCGAAGGCGAGGGACGCAGCGCCGAGATTTTAGGGACAATGGAAAAAGAGTTGCGCCGGATACGCTCCACCGCTTACCGCCGGGTGCAAGAGGTCCAAGGCAAAGCCGACGCCGAGGCTACGCAGATTTACGGGCGAGCCTACAATAAAAATCCGGAATTCTATGCTTTTTTGAGCACCCTTGAAAGCTACAAGGAGAGGACCAATCCGAACTCCGTGTTGATTCTCACCACGGACAGCGACTTTTATCACTACATTAAAACCGCCGATTCGGGGCCGACGCAGGCTCCGCCGGCGCCGTAA
- the ftsH gene encoding ATP-dependent zinc metalloprotease FtsH: MASNDKKDPFISLVDKLRSFFGFGNHPKKQTGLPGKKHFSIWYFIFAMIAFSYLQPLLFSPKTEAILYSQFKQYVSQGLVSDLIIRPESIKGTLAGPPKRAFTTVRVNDPDLVKELDESKISYSGRYENRFLSSLLSWVLPLGIFFLIWRFAMKKMGTGMGVMSFSKSKAKIFAETDTKVSFADVAGIDEAREELEEVVEFLQTPEKFQKLGGRIPKGVLLVGPPGTGKTLLARAVAGEAKAPFFSISGSEFVEMFVGVGAARVRDLFSQAAAQAPCIIFIDELDALGKARGMNVMGGHDEREQTLNQLLVEMDGFDANKGVIIMAATNRPEILDPALLRPGRLDRQVLVDRPDINGREAILKIHSINVTLGPDVDLRRIAGRTPGFVGADLANIINEAALLAARNDKETVDSADFDEAIDRVVAGLQKKNRVMTAQEKEIVAFHESGHAIVAESVEHADPVHKISIIPRGIAALGYTQQQPTEDRYLLTRSELIDRLAVLLGGRVAEEVVFNEISTGAQNDLQRASDIARAMVTEYGMSDLLGLVSYGSPRKALFMPEGFSTGKNYSETKAAQIDDEITRIVDEAHQRVRKILSERRTVLDDLARLLSQKESVQGEELRQMLAAAP, translated from the coding sequence ATGGCATCCAATGACAAAAAAGACCCATTCATCAGTCTTGTGGACAAGCTGCGCTCATTTTTCGGCTTCGGCAATCATCCGAAAAAACAGACCGGGTTGCCAGGCAAGAAGCATTTCAGCATCTGGTATTTCATTTTCGCCATGATTGCATTTTCCTATCTGCAACCGTTGCTGTTCTCCCCCAAAACAGAAGCAATTTTATATAGTCAATTTAAACAATATGTTAGTCAGGGCCTCGTAAGCGACTTGATCATCCGGCCTGAAAGCATCAAAGGCACGCTTGCAGGGCCGCCCAAAAGAGCGTTTACGACCGTTCGGGTGAATGATCCGGACCTGGTGAAGGAACTGGATGAGAGCAAAATCAGCTATTCCGGACGATATGAAAATAGATTTCTGAGCAGCCTCCTGTCCTGGGTTCTACCCCTTGGCATTTTTTTCCTGATTTGGCGGTTTGCCATGAAAAAGATGGGAACGGGGATGGGGGTCATGTCTTTTTCCAAGAGCAAAGCAAAAATTTTTGCGGAAACTGATACCAAGGTTTCTTTTGCCGATGTGGCCGGAATCGATGAGGCCAGGGAAGAGCTTGAGGAGGTGGTGGAGTTTCTTCAAACCCCTGAAAAATTTCAGAAACTGGGTGGGAGAATACCCAAAGGGGTGCTCCTGGTCGGCCCTCCTGGAACCGGCAAAACCCTTCTGGCCCGGGCCGTGGCCGGGGAGGCTAAGGCGCCATTCTTTTCCATCAGCGGGTCCGAATTCGTGGAGATGTTCGTCGGCGTGGGGGCGGCCCGCGTTCGCGATCTGTTCTCGCAGGCTGCGGCGCAAGCGCCTTGTATCATTTTCATAGACGAACTGGACGCCCTGGGCAAAGCCCGGGGGATGAATGTGATGGGCGGACATGACGAACGGGAACAAACCCTGAACCAGCTCCTGGTGGAGATGGATGGCTTTGACGCCAATAAAGGCGTCATCATCATGGCCGCCACCAACCGGCCGGAAATTCTGGATCCTGCCTTGCTGCGCCCGGGACGCCTGGACCGGCAGGTTTTGGTGGATCGCCCGGATATCAACGGACGGGAGGCCATTTTAAAAATACATTCCATAAACGTAACATTGGGACCCGATGTGGATCTGCGCAGGATCGCCGGCCGAACCCCAGGCTTTGTGGGCGCCGACTTGGCCAACATCATTAATGAAGCCGCCCTGCTGGCGGCCCGCAACGATAAAGAAACCGTGGATTCGGCCGATTTCGACGAGGCCATTGACCGGGTGGTCGCGGGTTTGCAGAAAAAAAACCGGGTGATGACTGCGCAGGAGAAGGAAATCGTCGCCTTTCATGAATCCGGACACGCCATTGTGGCCGAATCTGTCGAGCATGCCGACCCTGTTCATAAAATTTCCATCATTCCCCGCGGAATAGCGGCCCTCGGCTATACCCAGCAGCAGCCCACGGAAGACCGTTATTTATTGACGCGCTCGGAGTTGATCGATCGTTTGGCCGTTCTTTTGGGCGGACGGGTGGCGGAGGAGGTGGTGTTTAATGAAATATCCACCGGGGCGCAAAATGACCTTCAACGGGCCTCCGACATCGCCCGGGCCATGGTCACGGAGTACGGCATGAGCGATCTGCTGGGCCTTGTAAGCTATGGGAGTCCGCGCAAGGCGCTGTTTATGCCGGAAGGCTTTTCCACTGGCAAAAATTACAGCGAAACCAAAGCCGCGCAAATTGATGACGAGATCACACGGATCGTCGATGAAGCCCATCAGCGCGTACGCAAAATCCTTTCCGAGCGGCGAACAGTCCTCGATGATTTGGCCCGTCTTCTTTCGCAGAAGGAAAGCGTTCAGGGCGAGGAGCTAAGACAGATGCTGGCGGCTGCGCCTTGA